The genomic segment TTCCCGCCTGCATCGCTCCAAAGCAGACACCGCCTTTCAACTCCCCTGCGTTTGGTAGGGCTGATATAACATTTTTCATATTCCCTGCCGTCAATCATAACCCTTACTTTTTCAATAACATTAACATTTACCTCTTTTTCATCGCCGAAATACAATTCCTGGGGTGCTTCTAAAACAGCGTAAATATCATAATGCTTTTTTGGTAAATCTGATTCAGGCAGACCGCTTAATGTTTTATCTTTATCTGATGACATGGTAATCTCCTTTTTTATTAAATGAATTTTAAACAGTTTATTCCTTTGATCCAAGATGACCTGGAAACATGCTCCATAATGCCAGTTTCACCTGATAGGCAAAGGAGCGCCAGTCTGCTTCATTTTCATAGGGCGGGTTTTTGCCTTCGCAAACCAGGGCGCTGGTAACTCTTGCGATCTGGTCAGGGCAGATAAATATTTTTTGTTCTGCATCCTTCATCCATTGAAAATTTTTTGGATCTTTTTCAGCAAGTTCTTCTGCTTTTTCCTTTGCCTCTTTTTGCAGTTGTTCAATATCTTCACCTGCAAATTTTAGAATTTCCAGGGCTTTTTCATAAAAATAGCGGTTTTTCGGTCTCTGGCAGAATATAAAATCAGGGGAACCGGTTTCTCGTGCTGCTGTATAAGCATACTGGATAGGGCGGTCAACCTCTTCCAACAGTTTGCTAACTGCCCTTTTCCTTTCATTTTCCTGTTTCTGGCTTGACTGAACCCTTTCAGCAAGGGGCAGCAAAAGACCGGCAAAACCGGCTATTTTCGGGTAATCAGGTATCGGCATATCATCCTCCTTTAATATTTTTTCAAATCCGCTCCATATCTCCTGGAGCGCGTTAATTTTCCATGTTTGCGCATAAAAATTGTTTATTAAGTTTCCTGAAATCAGGACATAAAAAGCCTGAAAGATTTTTTTACGGGAAACAAGACGCAGAAATTGTGAAAAATGAGGTCTAAAATCCTTTTTCCCATAGCAATTGTATTGAAAAACATTATCCCATGATGCAAGAGATGAAACAAACCATAATGCCCATCTGGGCAGGGTAAACCTTTCTTCACCTGGATAAACCTCAACACCAAAATTTTGGGCAAAAAGTTCAGGCATAAATGTAACAGCCATTTTCCATAAAGAATAATGGTAAGCGCCTAAAACCTGGTTTAAAGGTTTTCTGTCTATTGATTCATTAATATGCAGGCTGATAAAACTGCCTGCATGAACATCAAGGCTTTGAGCTACAAATTTTTTTAACTCTGTTTCAATGGTTCTTCCTGATAAAGAAAATTCATCAGGCATTTTAAATCTTACTGTCAATGTTTCAGGTGTAAGTTTAACAGGGCAGAGAAAAACTGTTGCAATGCAGCGTTTGCAGAAACGGCTTAATTTATCTTTATCGCTTGCAGACTGGGGACGTTCATCAGAATCTTTAAAAAATACAGCAAGACGCTTGAGACCTTCTTTTTTTGGAATAATTTCACCACATGCAGCACATCTTATATTTTTTGAACCTAAATTAAAATCTCCACCTTGAACTGAATCAATAGTATTATGATTGATTAATTTGATTTTTTCATATTGATTATCTTTTATTAAACTTTCCAAATCTGCAACAGCTTTGGGAATACTTGTTTGTTTAAAGTGCATTTTTCTTGATTTGCCGTGTTCATAGTAATAAATCAAATAAGCTGCCATATCTTCAGATATAACCGGAATATCTTTTGAATCCCAGGGTTTTGCCTGACTTTTAAATAATGTTTTGTTATTTAAAAAAATATCAAGAGATTGTTTGAGAGCATTTTTTGAAGAAATTTTATCCCAAAACAAATTCCATTCATCTTCTATATTGATTTTATCTGATGAAATAACCACAAATTCAGTATTATTTTTATACGCCCAGACTTTTTTACAATGAAGAAAATAAGAAAACTCTGACCAGAACCAGTCATAACTTAAACCCATCTGGGCTTCTCCAGGTCTTGCCGGAAGCGGGATTATCTGCCTGTAACCTCTAAGATTTCCTTTATTGTCTAAAATTTCCCCTTTCTCATTTTCAGTAAAATCAGGCGGATTCCATTCTTCTAAACCGCAGTCCAGTTCAAGATTTCTAAGCCCTTTTAAATTATGGACAGCATATAAAAAGGCTTTTAAATCAGGTTGAAACTTATCTCTATCTTTTGAAGAAACAAGCATTTCCATTTCTTTATCTTCTAATAAAATAAAGAACTCAGGGTTAAACTGATTCATGGTTTTTATCTCCTTTATCCATATTCATTATTGCAGGGGCTGCCCCTGCAATTTATAAATCCTTCCCATTTTTCTAATCTCCTCTTCTGCCTCCTCCCGCAGCCATTCAGGTTCCAGGATTTCTGCTTCTGCTCCCCAGAAAAAGGACCACCACATGACTTCTCTTGGATAGGCTGCATCAGCTTCAAATATCAGGGTTCCGTTTTCCTGTCTTGTTGTTTTCTGGGTGTGATGCCACAGGGATTCTTCTATAAACGGTCTTGCCTGCCTTGAAAACCTGATTTTTACATGTTCTGTTGTTTCTCCTGGAAAGGCGGAAAAAGCGTTTTTATGGCGCAGGCCGAAATTGTAATCACTGCTTATCTCTTTTTCTGAAAAACAGGTGATACGGGTCAAGTTCGTGGGTTTCAGGGGTTTCTTGTTCCGGTTTCTGGTATGTGATTATTACCCTTTGGTTTCCGTTTACAGCTTTTTGGAGTTTTTCCATGATTTCCCGCTCGCATCCAAAGCCTTTTTTTAATACAATATCGTCAAAAAGGGACTGTCTAAGAGGTTCTGGAAGCTCTGCTGCAAGCTTTTTGGCTGCATAAAATCCATCAAAGGTCACAGGATATGATCTCCAGAGGCTGAAAGCTGGCGGAATGCCATGATGAGCGAGAGGCGCTCTGTCAGGGTCAGACTGTTTACAGGAAGGTCTTTGTCAGCAGTAATAATAAACCTTTTTTGCGGGCGGCTGTATTCATATTCAAAACCAATGGATTTAAGATCGTCTTTATCTTTGTAATATTGAGTTCTGCTTATACCAAGTTTTGATATTAAAAATGGAACAGTTTGACGGGGCGAGGTTTTAACCTCTATCATGATCTTTATAAGCCTGTTTATTCTTTTTCTATTATTATCTTTCATGATTGCAGCTATATATTAATACAAATACAGCTGCAATCTGTTTTTCAGGCTCAGTCCACTCACGGGTGGACTGGGGCGAGGTTTTGGTGAATTATTCTTCAATATTCAGGCGGTAACCCTGCCCTCGTATTGTCAGAATTACAGGTGTTTCCCCTGCGAGTTCAGCGATTTTTTTTCTGAGTTTAAGAATGTGAATATCAATTGTCCTGGTTTCAATGTCAGCATCTGCATAGCCCCATACGTCTGTAAGCAGTTCTTTTTTGGAAACTATGCGGTCCTGGTTTCTGAAAAAATAGGAAATCATATCCATTTCCCTTCGTGTAAGCTCAACGGACTGGTCATGTTTTGAGGCTGTAAGGGTTTTACTGTCAAAACATATGCCCTCAAGATTTATCTTTTCATCTCCAAGGCGTTTACCTGTGCGCCGTAAAACAGCTTCCACCCTTACCATAAGCTCTCTCAGGGAAAAGGGTTTGCTTACATAATCATCTGCTCCTGCCTGAAATCCTGTAATAATATCATTTTCAGAGCCTTTGGCTGTGAGCATAAGAATTCCTTGTGCTGGTTTTTTTTCTCTGATTTTTCTGCATATACTGAAACCGTCAAGGGTGGGCAGCATTATATCCAGGATAATAAGGTCAAAGGAATTTTCCAGGGCTTTTTTTAGTCCCAGTCCTCCGTCATCAGCGCCTTGTGCCTGAAATCCGTTAAAAACAAGTACATCTAAAAGCCCGTTAAGTATTGCAGGATCATCTTCTATAACAAGTATGTCAGCTTTTGAATTTTTCATATTGCCCCTTGTTCACATGGCTCTTGATTTATCGTTTGATTTATTAAAGGCAGGGTAATAGTGCAGACGGTTGCCTGTTCTGGAACAGATTCCAGGGTCATGGTTCCCCTGTGTTCTGTAATAATACTGTGAGAAACCGAAAGCCCCAAGCCTGTTCCTCCTATATCTCTTTTTGTGGTAAAAAAAGGATTAAAAAGATTGTGCATATCCTCGGTTTTTATGCCTGCCCCCTGGTCCTGGATTTGAATTTTAACAGTATTCTTTTTCTTATCTGATGATATATTTACAAAAATTCCCTGATTTTTATTTGTAAGAGACTCACAGGCATTGATTAAAATATTTATAAAAACCTGTTCCAGCCGCTGAAAATTGCCTTTAACAAGGCTTGAATCTTTTTCGTAGCAAACTTTAAACCTGTTTGTTGTGTTTTTTATTTTATTTGAAACCAGGCCGACTGCAGCTTTAAGGACTTTATTTATATTAACTTCTGTCATTTCCAGGACATCCTGGCGGGCAAAATCTTTAAGTTCACTGACAATTTTTTTTATTCTTACAGAACTTTCCAGAGTCTGCTCAAAAAGATAAGGAACCCGTTCTATTAATTTTGAATACAGGGTGTTTCCTGATTTAAAATCGCCTTTTAATTCCATGTGCCTGTTTAATATGGGTACAATACCTTTCCAGTAAGTGAAAAGCATGGGAACATTAAGCATTATAACCCCGTTTGGATTATTAATCTCATGTGCAATTCCAGCAGATAAAACACCTATGGCTGCAAGTTTCTCTGTTTGGATCATCTGCTGTTCCCTGATTTTTTCCTGTTTTTCAGATGCAATTTTCTGGGTAACGTCCTTTACATTGACCACAATACCTTGAATAGTATCATGAGTATCCCGAAAAGGAGCTGCTGTCATTGAAAAAAATTTTTTCAAACCATTTTCTATAATTGCTGAATAATCAAACTCCAGACGTTCTTCCCCTGACAGAATTTTTTTAAAATGACATTGACTGGTCTGGCAGATGTTATAGGAAAACAATTCATAGCATTTTTTTCCCAAAACCTGGTTTTTTTGAAAATTCCACATTTTATAAAATGCGGAATTTGCCCGTATAATGCTGAAGTTTTTATCAATAAGATACATGCCGTCCCCAGCAGAATTAAATATCTGATCCAGCTCCAGGTATGCCTGATTAATCATATCTTCGTATTGTCTTTGTTCGGTTATATCCCTGGCACTGACAACACAGCCTGTAACTTGTAAATCTTCATCTTTGTAAGGACGCATAAAAACATCCATAACCTGATAACTGCCATTGGACAGGATATTCTTGAACTGATAATTAACCTGTTGTCCTGATAAACATAAATCTAAATTCGGCTTGATTATTGTATTAAAGACTTCCTGTCCAAACAATACTGCTGGTGTTTTACCTGTTATATCTTTATCATGGAGCTTGAAATGCTTTAAATAGGTTTCATTTATACATTGATACCGGTAATCTGTATCCAGAAAAGCAAGAAAATTATTGGAACTTGATACAATTTTTCTATAAATATCAAGCTCTTTTGTTCTTTCTTTAACACGGATTTCCAGGTTTGCCCTTTCACTGCTTAAAGCCTCTTTTGTATGTTTAAGTTCAATGATTTTTTGGTGAAGCTGGATATTCTGATTTTTAAGATCTTTTTGCAGCCTGCAAAGTGTTGTATGGGTCTGCACCCTTGCCAGAACTTCCTGTTTTTGGAACGGCTTGATTATATAGTCAACCCCGCCAATGGAAAAAGCTGTGATTTTGTTATTCAGATCATTTAAGGCACTGAGGAAAATTATGGGGATATTTTGGGTTGTTTTATCATTTTTCAATTGTCTGCAAACCTCAAATCCGTCAATTACCGGCATCATAATATCCAGGAGAATCAGGTCAGGCTTAGTTTTCAAGACTGATAAAAGAGCCATATACCCGTTTAAGGCTTTATGCACCTTGTAGCCCTCATTCTTTAAAAGTGCTTCTAATATTGTTAAATTCGAGGGATCATCATCTACAATCAGGATGGTTTCAGAGGATATGCTGCATGGTTTTGTGCTGATTTCTGTCATATTCTTATTTCCAGGGTTTTTCAGCCTTCCAGGATTCGGCTTTTTATCTGCTGTACCATAAATGAAGGATCTTTAAATATGGAACTTCGTTTTTCTGTAAAGTTTTTTTTGCAGGCTTGATGGGCAAAACGGGTATCTATAAATTTTTCCAGGTCAATTAAGGTGCCGATTCCCATTTTTCTATACATGTATTGCTGAATTTTTTCAAAATCATTGATATCAGGATATAGATCATCGGTTTTAATTCCATGGGTTTCTGTTAATACATGTCCTAAAACAGGTTCGCTTAATCTGAGTTTTTTTTGAGGATCAAGAAAGTCAACGGCAATCCTGGCTGAGATTTCAGGATTTTCTTCAATAAACATTCCTGCTTTAACCAGCATCTCGGTAAATTCATAAACTGCATCCTCGCAGGTGTTTATGATCTCTTTCTGCATGGCAAGTACACAGCAGGGATGATAGGGCCACATCTCGCCTGAAAGAAAGAGCAGTTCTCCAAAACCTCGGGCAATTGTTTTTGCACCAATGGGCTGGGCTACCATAAATCCGCCTGAATCTGGATTATTTTTCATAAAATCAGGGATTTTAACTGGAGATACTACTTCAAAACTTATATCTATATCATTTTTTCCAATCAATCCAGCTATTAACCCTATTTCCCTGAAAAACATATGTGCAAACATATGGTGTACTGACAGCACATGGGGGATATAAAATACCTTGTTTTTAAATAAACTGCGAAATGATGATTGTATTTTATTCTGCTTGTTTTTGATGCAGATACTCCCGTTTTTATGGGCTAAAAGTATGAGCTGAACAGGTACTCCAAAACTAAATAAATCCATAGCTATTGGTGCAAGGATAAATGCAGCATCCAGCTCACCGTTTTCCAAAGATTTTTGAACAGGATTCCATCCTGGCATACACCTGGTTTCAAGTTCAAAATATTTGGGAAACAGGTCTCCTGTTTTAATCATATGATTTAATACTCCTAAAACCAGGTGATCGGTAATCTGGATATGTCCGACACGTAAAATTGTTTTTCCTGACCTGTTTTTTCGGACTGGAGCTGCAGCGGCGGGTTCAGCCTGCTTTTTTTCATCAGGACAGAATATATTAAATATAATCTGTTTTAACTCTTCCTGGGTATAAGGCTTGGTTATAAAATAAGTAACCCCTGCTTTATCAGCTCTTCCAGCTTCTTTTTTTTCTGCCTGTGCTGTTGCCATGATAAAGGGAATATTCTGGCAGTTTTCATTTGAACGTACCCATTTCAGCAGTTCATATCCGCTTTTAACAGGCATGTTCCAATCGCTTATAATTAAATCAATATTTATGTCAGATTTAAGTTTTTGTATGGCATCATCACCGTTTACTGCTTCAATAATATTGCTGAAACCTATCCTGTTCAGGAGTTTAATCTCCATCTTCCTGGTAGCGTTAAAATCTTCTACAACTAGAATTTTCATCTCATAGTTTACGGTCATTTTTATTCCTTTACCTGTTGTTAAGTTTAATCAGTTAAGTTTAATCAGTTAAGTTTAATCATAGGTTTCAAATTCATCATCATTAAGAGGAATAATTTCTTCAGGTTTTAAGTTCCTGGTTTGAGATTTCCCTGCATTTTTTTGATCTTCAATATCTTTTTTTAAAGATTTTTTTTCTAAGTCCTGATGTTTAATATCAGCATTCAATTTCAGGTCATGGGAAGAAGTATCCTTTAATTTAAACTGTGAAATCATCTGGTTTAGGGTAACGGACTGGGCTGAAACCCGGTTTGAGGCATTAGCCATTTCATCAGCACTTGCAGCAATAGTCTGGGTAACCTGATCTACCTGGGTAAGTCCCTGGTTAATCTGTTCTACCCCGTTGGCCTGTTCGCTGGATGCAGCAGCAATTTCACCAACCAGTTCAGCGGTTTTTACTGCTGAAAATAAAATATTATTCAATGCATCTGCAGTCTGGGA from the Desulfonema limicola genome contains:
- a CDS encoding WYL domain-containing protein: MTRITCFSEKEISSDYNFGLRHKNAFSAFPGETTEHVKIRFSRQARPFIEESLWHHTQKTTRQENGTLIFEADAAYPREVMWWSFFWGAEAEILEPEWLREEAEEEIRKMGRIYKLQGQPLQ
- a CDS encoding WYL domain-containing protein, which encodes MTFDGFYAAKKLAAELPEPLRQSLFDDIVLKKGFGCEREIMEKLQKAVNGNQRVIITYQKPEQETPETHELDPYHLFFRKRDKQ
- a CDS encoding response regulator transcription factor; protein product: MKNSKADILVIEDDPAILNGLLDVLVFNGFQAQGADDGGLGLKKALENSFDLIILDIMLPTLDGFSICRKIREKKPAQGILMLTAKGSENDIITGFQAGADDYVSKPFSLRELMVRVEAVLRRTGKRLGDEKINLEGICFDSKTLTASKHDQSVELTRREMDMISYFFRNQDRIVSKKELLTDVWGYADADIETRTIDIHILKLRKKIAELAGETPVILTIRGQGYRLNIEE
- a CDS encoding response regulator; the encoded protein is MTEISTKPCSISSETILIVDDDPSNLTILEALLKNEGYKVHKALNGYMALLSVLKTKPDLILLDIMMPVIDGFEVCRQLKNDKTTQNIPIIFLSALNDLNNKITAFSIGGVDYIIKPFQKQEVLARVQTHTTLCRLQKDLKNQNIQLHQKIIELKHTKEALSSERANLEIRVKERTKELDIYRKIVSSSNNFLAFLDTDYRYQCINETYLKHFKLHDKDITGKTPAVLFGQEVFNTIIKPNLDLCLSGQQVNYQFKNILSNGSYQVMDVFMRPYKDEDLQVTGCVVSARDITEQRQYEDMINQAYLELDQIFNSAGDGMYLIDKNFSIIRANSAFYKMWNFQKNQVLGKKCYELFSYNICQTSQCHFKKILSGEERLEFDYSAIIENGLKKFFSMTAAPFRDTHDTIQGIVVNVKDVTQKIASEKQEKIREQQMIQTEKLAAIGVLSAGIAHEINNPNGVIMLNVPMLFTYWKGIVPILNRHMELKGDFKSGNTLYSKLIERVPYLFEQTLESSVRIKKIVSELKDFARQDVLEMTEVNINKVLKAAVGLVSNKIKNTTNRFKVCYEKDSSLVKGNFQRLEQVFINILINACESLTNKNQGIFVNISSDKKKNTVKIQIQDQGAGIKTEDMHNLFNPFFTTKRDIGGTGLGLSVSHSIITEHRGTMTLESVPEQATVCTITLPLINQTINQEPCEQGAI
- a CDS encoding ABC transporter substrate-binding protein, encoding MTVNYEMKILVVEDFNATRKMEIKLLNRIGFSNIIEAVNGDDAIQKLKSDINIDLIISDWNMPVKSGYELLKWVRSNENCQNIPFIMATAQAEKKEAGRADKAGVTYFITKPYTQEELKQIIFNIFCPDEKKQAEPAAAAPVRKNRSGKTILRVGHIQITDHLVLGVLNHMIKTGDLFPKYFELETRCMPGWNPVQKSLENGELDAAFILAPIAMDLFSFGVPVQLILLAHKNGSICIKNKQNKIQSSFRSLFKNKVFYIPHVLSVHHMFAHMFFREIGLIAGLIGKNDIDISFEVVSPVKIPDFMKNNPDSGGFMVAQPIGAKTIARGFGELLFLSGEMWPYHPCCVLAMQKEIINTCEDAVYEFTEMLVKAGMFIEENPEISARIAVDFLDPQKKLRLSEPVLGHVLTETHGIKTDDLYPDINDFEKIQQYMYRKMGIGTLIDLEKFIDTRFAHQACKKNFTEKRSSIFKDPSFMVQQIKSRILEG